A genomic segment from Glycine soja cultivar W05 chromosome 20, ASM419377v2, whole genome shotgun sequence encodes:
- the LOC114401563 gene encoding serine/threonine-protein kinase STY46-like isoform X7 produces the protein MLTEGNNSSCGSGSGVQHHTTSSSSSPAQSRLQRQKLEVYNEILRRLKDSGNEEAMQPGFHDQLWAHFNRLPTWYALDVNVERAADVLMHKRLLHLAHDPANRPSIEVRLVQVHPTSNGNSADTFESDDPGIESGQSSSKYSSRQSIHPPPAFGSSPNLEALALEANNSEDIEEEQSAHANVQYSRHMHEITISTDDKPKLLSQLTALLSEIGLNIQEAHAFSTTDGFSLDVFVVEGWPHEETEKLKAALERGVLKKIERQVKSSPQSVSSVDKPDQAKMKSELDYLTIPTDGTDVWEIDPKHLKYGTQIASGSYGELFKGVYCSQEVAIKVLKADHVNSELQREFAQEVYIMRKVRHKNVVQFIGACTKPPGLCIVTEFMSGGSVYDYLHKQKGFFKFPTLLKVAIDVSKGMNYLHQHNIIHRDLKAANLLMDENCTVKVADFGVARVKAQSGVMTAETGTYRWMAPEVIEHKPYDHKADVFSFGIVLWELLTGKLPYEYLTPLQAAIGVVQKGLRPTIPKNTHPKYVELLERSWQQDPTLRPDFSEIIEILQQLAKE, from the exons ATGCTGACGGAGGGAAACAACAGCAGCTGCGGCAGCGGCAGCGGAGTGCAGCACCATACGACGTCGTCCTCGTCCTCGCCGGCGCAGAGCCGGCTACAGCGGCAGAAGCTGGAAGTATACAATGAGATTCTTCGCCGCTTGAAAGATTCCGGCAACGAAGAAGCCATGCAACCTGGCTTCCACGATCAGCTTTGGGCTCACTTTAATCGACTCCCTACGTG GTATGCGCTGGATGTGAATGTGGAAAGAGCCGCAGATGTTCTTATGCACAAGAGATTGCTGCATTTGGCGCATGATCCTGCTAATAGGCCTTCAATTGAAGTTCGATTAGTTCAG GTTCATCCCACATCCAATGGAAACTCAGCTGACACTTTTGAATCAGATGATCCTGGGATAGAATCTGGACAAAGTTCTTCAAAGTACTCAAGCAGACAGAG TATACATCCACCTCCTGCATTTGGTTCTTCTCCTAATCTTGAAGCACTGGCTCTTGAAGCAAATAATTCTGAAGACATAGAAGAGGAACAATCTGCACATGCCAATGTTCAATATTCACG GCATATGCATGAAATCACCATCTCAACAGATGACAAGCCCAAGCTTCTCAGTCAG TTAACTGCTTTGCTTTCTGAGATTGGACTGAACATCCAAGAAGCACATGCCTTTTCTACAACTGATGGTTTCTCATTAGATGTGTTTGTTGTTGAAGGATGGCCCCATGAG GAAACCGAAAAGCTTAAAGCTGCTTTGGAAAGAGGAGTCTTGAAGAAGATTGAG AGGCAGGTGAAGTCTAGTCCACAATCCGTATCTTCTGTTGACAAGCCCGATCAAGCAAAGATGAAAAGCGAACTGGATTATTTGACAATACCAACTGATGGGACAGATGTTTGGGAAATAGATCCTAAACATTTGAAATATGGAACTCAAATTGCATCTGGGTCATATGGTGAACT aTTTAAAGGTGTATATTGTAGCCAGGAAGTGGCCATCAAAGTTCTCAAGGCTGACCATGTAAACTCAGAATTGCAGAGAGAGTTCGCACAGGAAGTCTATATCATGAG AAAGGTTCGACACAAGAATGTTGTACAATTCATAGGAGCATGTACCAAGCCCCCAGGCTTATGCATAGTAACAG AATTTATGTCTGGTGGAAGTGTGTACGACTACCTACATAAGCAGAAGGGCTTTTTTAAATTTCCTACCCTTCTCAAAGTAGCAATTGATGTTTCTAAAGGAATGAACTACTTGCACCAACATAATATAATCCATAGAGACTTGAAGGCTGCCAACCTTTTGATGGATGAAAATTGT ACTGTAAAGGTCGCTGATTTTGGGGTTGCTAGAGTTAAAGCTCAATCTGGTGTCATGACTGCAGAAACTGGAACATATCGATGGATGGCTCCTGAG GTTATAGAACACAAGCCGTATGATCACAAGGCTGATGTATTTAGTTTTGGAATTGTTTTATGGGAGTTGCTCACCGGAAAG CTTCCATACGAATATTTAACCCCCCTACAGGCAGCTATAGGAGTGGttcaaaag GGTTTACGACCCACCATCCCCAAGAACACTCATCCGAAGTATGTTGAGCTTCTTGAGAGGTCTTGGCAGCAAGATCCAACATTGAGGCCCGATTTCTCCGAAATTATCGAGATCCTGCAGCAGTTAGCAAAGGAG tga
- the LOC114401563 gene encoding serine/threonine-protein kinase STY46-like isoform X5, whose amino-acid sequence MLTEGNNSSCGSGSGVQHHTTSSSSSPAQSRLQRQKLEVYNEILRRLKDSGNEEAMQPGFHDQLWAHFNRLPTWYALDVNVERAADVLMHKRLLHLAHDPANRPSIEVRLVQVHPTSNGNSADTFESDDPGIESGQSSSKYSSRQSIHPPPAFGSSPNLEALALEANNSEDIEEEQSAHANVQYSRHMHEITISTDDKPKLLSQLTALLSEIGLNIQEAHAFSTTDGFSLDVFVVEGWPHEETEKLKAALERGVLKKIERQVKSSPQSVSSVDKPDQAKMKSELDYLTIPTDGTDVWEIDPKHLKYGTQIASGSYGELFKGVYCSQEVAIKVLKADHVNSELQREFAQEVYIMRKVRHKNVVQFIGACTKPPGLCIVTEFMSGGSVYDYLHKQKGFFKFPTLLKVAIDVSKGMNYLHQHNIIHRDLKAANLLMDENCTVKVADFGVARVKAQSGVMTAETGTYRWMAPEVIEHKPYDHKADVFSFGIVLWELLTGKLPYEYLTPLQAAIGVVQKGLRPTIPKNTHPKYVELLERSWQQDPTLRPDFSEIIEILQQLAKELT is encoded by the exons ATGCTGACGGAGGGAAACAACAGCAGCTGCGGCAGCGGCAGCGGAGTGCAGCACCATACGACGTCGTCCTCGTCCTCGCCGGCGCAGAGCCGGCTACAGCGGCAGAAGCTGGAAGTATACAATGAGATTCTTCGCCGCTTGAAAGATTCCGGCAACGAAGAAGCCATGCAACCTGGCTTCCACGATCAGCTTTGGGCTCACTTTAATCGACTCCCTACGTG GTATGCGCTGGATGTGAATGTGGAAAGAGCCGCAGATGTTCTTATGCACAAGAGATTGCTGCATTTGGCGCATGATCCTGCTAATAGGCCTTCAATTGAAGTTCGATTAGTTCAG GTTCATCCCACATCCAATGGAAACTCAGCTGACACTTTTGAATCAGATGATCCTGGGATAGAATCTGGACAAAGTTCTTCAAAGTACTCAAGCAGACAGAG TATACATCCACCTCCTGCATTTGGTTCTTCTCCTAATCTTGAAGCACTGGCTCTTGAAGCAAATAATTCTGAAGACATAGAAGAGGAACAATCTGCACATGCCAATGTTCAATATTCACG GCATATGCATGAAATCACCATCTCAACAGATGACAAGCCCAAGCTTCTCAGTCAG TTAACTGCTTTGCTTTCTGAGATTGGACTGAACATCCAAGAAGCACATGCCTTTTCTACAACTGATGGTTTCTCATTAGATGTGTTTGTTGTTGAAGGATGGCCCCATGAG GAAACCGAAAAGCTTAAAGCTGCTTTGGAAAGAGGAGTCTTGAAGAAGATTGAG AGGCAGGTGAAGTCTAGTCCACAATCCGTATCTTCTGTTGACAAGCCCGATCAAGCAAAGATGAAAAGCGAACTGGATTATTTGACAATACCAACTGATGGGACAGATGTTTGGGAAATAGATCCTAAACATTTGAAATATGGAACTCAAATTGCATCTGGGTCATATGGTGAACT aTTTAAAGGTGTATATTGTAGCCAGGAAGTGGCCATCAAAGTTCTCAAGGCTGACCATGTAAACTCAGAATTGCAGAGAGAGTTCGCACAGGAAGTCTATATCATGAG AAAGGTTCGACACAAGAATGTTGTACAATTCATAGGAGCATGTACCAAGCCCCCAGGCTTATGCATAGTAACAG AATTTATGTCTGGTGGAAGTGTGTACGACTACCTACATAAGCAGAAGGGCTTTTTTAAATTTCCTACCCTTCTCAAAGTAGCAATTGATGTTTCTAAAGGAATGAACTACTTGCACCAACATAATATAATCCATAGAGACTTGAAGGCTGCCAACCTTTTGATGGATGAAAATTGT ACTGTAAAGGTCGCTGATTTTGGGGTTGCTAGAGTTAAAGCTCAATCTGGTGTCATGACTGCAGAAACTGGAACATATCGATGGATGGCTCCTGAG GTTATAGAACACAAGCCGTATGATCACAAGGCTGATGTATTTAGTTTTGGAATTGTTTTATGGGAGTTGCTCACCGGAAAG CTTCCATACGAATATTTAACCCCCCTACAGGCAGCTATAGGAGTGGttcaaaag GGTTTACGACCCACCATCCCCAAGAACACTCATCCGAAGTATGTTGAGCTTCTTGAGAGGTCTTGGCAGCAAGATCCAACATTGAGGCCCGATTTCTCCGAAATTATCGAGATCCTGCAGCAGTTAGCAAAGGAG CTAACTTGA
- the LOC114401563 gene encoding serine/threonine-protein kinase STY46-like isoform X3, which produces MLTEGNNSSCGSGSGVQHHTTSSSSSPAQSRLQRQKLEVYNEILRRLKDSGNEEAMQPGFHDQLWAHFNRLPTWYALDVNVERAADVLMHKRLLHLAHDPANRPSIEVRLVQVHPTSNGNSADTFESDDPGIESGQSSSKYSSRQRHMHEITISTDDKPKLLSQLTALLSEIGLNIQEAHAFSTTDGFSLDVFVVEGWPHEETEKLKAALERGVLKKIERQVKSSPQSVSSVDKPDQAKMKSELDYLTIPTDGTDVWEIDPKHLKYGTQIASGSYGELFKGVYCSQEVAIKVLKADHVNSELQREFAQEVYIMRKVRHKNVVQFIGACTKPPGLCIVTEFMSGGSVYDYLHKQKGFFKFPTLLKVAIDVSKGMNYLHQHNIIHRDLKAANLLMDENCTVKVADFGVARVKAQSGVMTAETGTYRWMAPEVIEHKPYDHKADVFSFGIVLWELLTGKLPYEYLTPLQAAIGVVQKGLRPTIPKNTHPKYVELLERSWQQDPTLRPDFSEIIEILQQLAKEIIVRIRGLEQDLDRGIGEALGRRETTDDDNDAPSGEGLPHMPVGRDKRPILFKLM; this is translated from the exons ATGCTGACGGAGGGAAACAACAGCAGCTGCGGCAGCGGCAGCGGAGTGCAGCACCATACGACGTCGTCCTCGTCCTCGCCGGCGCAGAGCCGGCTACAGCGGCAGAAGCTGGAAGTATACAATGAGATTCTTCGCCGCTTGAAAGATTCCGGCAACGAAGAAGCCATGCAACCTGGCTTCCACGATCAGCTTTGGGCTCACTTTAATCGACTCCCTACGTG GTATGCGCTGGATGTGAATGTGGAAAGAGCCGCAGATGTTCTTATGCACAAGAGATTGCTGCATTTGGCGCATGATCCTGCTAATAGGCCTTCAATTGAAGTTCGATTAGTTCAG GTTCATCCCACATCCAATGGAAACTCAGCTGACACTTTTGAATCAGATGATCCTGGGATAGAATCTGGACAAAGTTCTTCAAAGTACTCAAGCAGACAGAG GCATATGCATGAAATCACCATCTCAACAGATGACAAGCCCAAGCTTCTCAGTCAG TTAACTGCTTTGCTTTCTGAGATTGGACTGAACATCCAAGAAGCACATGCCTTTTCTACAACTGATGGTTTCTCATTAGATGTGTTTGTTGTTGAAGGATGGCCCCATGAG GAAACCGAAAAGCTTAAAGCTGCTTTGGAAAGAGGAGTCTTGAAGAAGATTGAG AGGCAGGTGAAGTCTAGTCCACAATCCGTATCTTCTGTTGACAAGCCCGATCAAGCAAAGATGAAAAGCGAACTGGATTATTTGACAATACCAACTGATGGGACAGATGTTTGGGAAATAGATCCTAAACATTTGAAATATGGAACTCAAATTGCATCTGGGTCATATGGTGAACT aTTTAAAGGTGTATATTGTAGCCAGGAAGTGGCCATCAAAGTTCTCAAGGCTGACCATGTAAACTCAGAATTGCAGAGAGAGTTCGCACAGGAAGTCTATATCATGAG AAAGGTTCGACACAAGAATGTTGTACAATTCATAGGAGCATGTACCAAGCCCCCAGGCTTATGCATAGTAACAG AATTTATGTCTGGTGGAAGTGTGTACGACTACCTACATAAGCAGAAGGGCTTTTTTAAATTTCCTACCCTTCTCAAAGTAGCAATTGATGTTTCTAAAGGAATGAACTACTTGCACCAACATAATATAATCCATAGAGACTTGAAGGCTGCCAACCTTTTGATGGATGAAAATTGT ACTGTAAAGGTCGCTGATTTTGGGGTTGCTAGAGTTAAAGCTCAATCTGGTGTCATGACTGCAGAAACTGGAACATATCGATGGATGGCTCCTGAG GTTATAGAACACAAGCCGTATGATCACAAGGCTGATGTATTTAGTTTTGGAATTGTTTTATGGGAGTTGCTCACCGGAAAG CTTCCATACGAATATTTAACCCCCCTACAGGCAGCTATAGGAGTGGttcaaaag GGTTTACGACCCACCATCCCCAAGAACACTCATCCGAAGTATGTTGAGCTTCTTGAGAGGTCTTGGCAGCAAGATCCAACATTGAGGCCCGATTTCTCCGAAATTATCGAGATCCTGCAGCAGTTAGCAAAGGAG ataATAGTTAGAATTAGAGGTCTCGAACAAGATTTAGACCGAGGAATAGGAGAAGCCCTTGGGAGGAGAGAGACCactgatgatgataatgatgcccCGAGCGGCGAAGGCCTACCGCATATGCCCGTAGGTAGGGACAAGAGACCCATATTATTTAAGTTAATGTAA
- the LOC114401563 gene encoding serine/threonine-protein kinase STY46-like isoform X4, protein MLTEGNNSSCGSGSGVQHHTTSSSSSPAQSRLQRQKLEVYNEILRRLKDSGNEEAMQPGFHDQLWAHFNRLPTWYALDVNVERAADVLMHKRLLHLAHDPANRPSIEVRLVQVHPTSNGNSADTFESDDPGIESGQSSSKYSSRQSIHPPPAFGSSPNLEALALEANNSEDIEEEQSAHANVQYSRHMHEITISTDDKPKLLSQLTALLSEIGLNIQEAHAFSTTDGFSLDVFVVEGWPHEETEKLKAALERGVLKKIERQVKSSPQSVSSVDKPDQAKMKSELDYLTIPTDGTDVWEIDPKHLKYGTQIASGSYGELFKGVYCSQEVAIKVLKADHVNSELQREFAQEVYIMRKVRHKNVVQFIGACTKPPGLCIVTEFMSGGSVYDYLHKQKGFFKFPTLLKVAIDVSKGMNYLHQHNIIHRDLKAANLLMDENCTVKVADFGVARVKAQSGVMTAETGTYRWMAPEVIEHKPYDHKADVFSFGIVLWELLTGKLPYEYLTPLQAAIGVVQKGLRPTIPKNTHPKYVELLERSWQQDPTLRPDFSEIIEILQQLAKEEKAGMVVETNRSG, encoded by the exons ATGCTGACGGAGGGAAACAACAGCAGCTGCGGCAGCGGCAGCGGAGTGCAGCACCATACGACGTCGTCCTCGTCCTCGCCGGCGCAGAGCCGGCTACAGCGGCAGAAGCTGGAAGTATACAATGAGATTCTTCGCCGCTTGAAAGATTCCGGCAACGAAGAAGCCATGCAACCTGGCTTCCACGATCAGCTTTGGGCTCACTTTAATCGACTCCCTACGTG GTATGCGCTGGATGTGAATGTGGAAAGAGCCGCAGATGTTCTTATGCACAAGAGATTGCTGCATTTGGCGCATGATCCTGCTAATAGGCCTTCAATTGAAGTTCGATTAGTTCAG GTTCATCCCACATCCAATGGAAACTCAGCTGACACTTTTGAATCAGATGATCCTGGGATAGAATCTGGACAAAGTTCTTCAAAGTACTCAAGCAGACAGAG TATACATCCACCTCCTGCATTTGGTTCTTCTCCTAATCTTGAAGCACTGGCTCTTGAAGCAAATAATTCTGAAGACATAGAAGAGGAACAATCTGCACATGCCAATGTTCAATATTCACG GCATATGCATGAAATCACCATCTCAACAGATGACAAGCCCAAGCTTCTCAGTCAG TTAACTGCTTTGCTTTCTGAGATTGGACTGAACATCCAAGAAGCACATGCCTTTTCTACAACTGATGGTTTCTCATTAGATGTGTTTGTTGTTGAAGGATGGCCCCATGAG GAAACCGAAAAGCTTAAAGCTGCTTTGGAAAGAGGAGTCTTGAAGAAGATTGAG AGGCAGGTGAAGTCTAGTCCACAATCCGTATCTTCTGTTGACAAGCCCGATCAAGCAAAGATGAAAAGCGAACTGGATTATTTGACAATACCAACTGATGGGACAGATGTTTGGGAAATAGATCCTAAACATTTGAAATATGGAACTCAAATTGCATCTGGGTCATATGGTGAACT aTTTAAAGGTGTATATTGTAGCCAGGAAGTGGCCATCAAAGTTCTCAAGGCTGACCATGTAAACTCAGAATTGCAGAGAGAGTTCGCACAGGAAGTCTATATCATGAG AAAGGTTCGACACAAGAATGTTGTACAATTCATAGGAGCATGTACCAAGCCCCCAGGCTTATGCATAGTAACAG AATTTATGTCTGGTGGAAGTGTGTACGACTACCTACATAAGCAGAAGGGCTTTTTTAAATTTCCTACCCTTCTCAAAGTAGCAATTGATGTTTCTAAAGGAATGAACTACTTGCACCAACATAATATAATCCATAGAGACTTGAAGGCTGCCAACCTTTTGATGGATGAAAATTGT ACTGTAAAGGTCGCTGATTTTGGGGTTGCTAGAGTTAAAGCTCAATCTGGTGTCATGACTGCAGAAACTGGAACATATCGATGGATGGCTCCTGAG GTTATAGAACACAAGCCGTATGATCACAAGGCTGATGTATTTAGTTTTGGAATTGTTTTATGGGAGTTGCTCACCGGAAAG CTTCCATACGAATATTTAACCCCCCTACAGGCAGCTATAGGAGTGGttcaaaag GGTTTACGACCCACCATCCCCAAGAACACTCATCCGAAGTATGTTGAGCTTCTTGAGAGGTCTTGGCAGCAAGATCCAACATTGAGGCCCGATTTCTCCGAAATTATCGAGATCCTGCAGCAGTTAGCAAAGGAG GAGAAGGCTGGCATGGTCGTAGAAACAAACAGGAGTGGATGA
- the LOC114401563 gene encoding serine/threonine-protein kinase STY46-like isoform X1 codes for MLTEGNNSSCGSGSGVQHHTTSSSSSPAQSRLQRQKLEVYNEILRRLKDSGNEEAMQPGFHDQLWAHFNRLPTWYALDVNVERAADVLMHKRLLHLAHDPANRPSIEVRLVQVHPTSNGNSADTFESDDPGIESGQSSSKYSSRQSIHPPPAFGSSPNLEALALEANNSEDIEEEQSAHANVQYSRHMHEITISTDDKPKLLSQLTALLSEIGLNIQEAHAFSTTDGFSLDVFVVEGWPHEETEKLKAALERGVLKKIERQVKSSPQSVSSVDKPDQAKMKSELDYLTIPTDGTDVWEIDPKHLKYGTQIASGSYGELFKGVYCSQEVAIKVLKADHVNSELQREFAQEVYIMRKVRHKNVVQFIGACTKPPGLCIVTEFMSGGSVYDYLHKQKGFFKFPTLLKVAIDVSKGMNYLHQHNIIHRDLKAANLLMDENCTVKVADFGVARVKAQSGVMTAETGTYRWMAPEVIEHKPYDHKADVFSFGIVLWELLTGKLPYEYLTPLQAAIGVVQKGLRPTIPKNTHPKYVELLERSWQQDPTLRPDFSEIIEILQQLAKEIIVRIRGLEQDLDRGIGEALGRRETTDDDNDAPSGEGLPHMPVGRDKRPILFKLM; via the exons ATGCTGACGGAGGGAAACAACAGCAGCTGCGGCAGCGGCAGCGGAGTGCAGCACCATACGACGTCGTCCTCGTCCTCGCCGGCGCAGAGCCGGCTACAGCGGCAGAAGCTGGAAGTATACAATGAGATTCTTCGCCGCTTGAAAGATTCCGGCAACGAAGAAGCCATGCAACCTGGCTTCCACGATCAGCTTTGGGCTCACTTTAATCGACTCCCTACGTG GTATGCGCTGGATGTGAATGTGGAAAGAGCCGCAGATGTTCTTATGCACAAGAGATTGCTGCATTTGGCGCATGATCCTGCTAATAGGCCTTCAATTGAAGTTCGATTAGTTCAG GTTCATCCCACATCCAATGGAAACTCAGCTGACACTTTTGAATCAGATGATCCTGGGATAGAATCTGGACAAAGTTCTTCAAAGTACTCAAGCAGACAGAG TATACATCCACCTCCTGCATTTGGTTCTTCTCCTAATCTTGAAGCACTGGCTCTTGAAGCAAATAATTCTGAAGACATAGAAGAGGAACAATCTGCACATGCCAATGTTCAATATTCACG GCATATGCATGAAATCACCATCTCAACAGATGACAAGCCCAAGCTTCTCAGTCAG TTAACTGCTTTGCTTTCTGAGATTGGACTGAACATCCAAGAAGCACATGCCTTTTCTACAACTGATGGTTTCTCATTAGATGTGTTTGTTGTTGAAGGATGGCCCCATGAG GAAACCGAAAAGCTTAAAGCTGCTTTGGAAAGAGGAGTCTTGAAGAAGATTGAG AGGCAGGTGAAGTCTAGTCCACAATCCGTATCTTCTGTTGACAAGCCCGATCAAGCAAAGATGAAAAGCGAACTGGATTATTTGACAATACCAACTGATGGGACAGATGTTTGGGAAATAGATCCTAAACATTTGAAATATGGAACTCAAATTGCATCTGGGTCATATGGTGAACT aTTTAAAGGTGTATATTGTAGCCAGGAAGTGGCCATCAAAGTTCTCAAGGCTGACCATGTAAACTCAGAATTGCAGAGAGAGTTCGCACAGGAAGTCTATATCATGAG AAAGGTTCGACACAAGAATGTTGTACAATTCATAGGAGCATGTACCAAGCCCCCAGGCTTATGCATAGTAACAG AATTTATGTCTGGTGGAAGTGTGTACGACTACCTACATAAGCAGAAGGGCTTTTTTAAATTTCCTACCCTTCTCAAAGTAGCAATTGATGTTTCTAAAGGAATGAACTACTTGCACCAACATAATATAATCCATAGAGACTTGAAGGCTGCCAACCTTTTGATGGATGAAAATTGT ACTGTAAAGGTCGCTGATTTTGGGGTTGCTAGAGTTAAAGCTCAATCTGGTGTCATGACTGCAGAAACTGGAACATATCGATGGATGGCTCCTGAG GTTATAGAACACAAGCCGTATGATCACAAGGCTGATGTATTTAGTTTTGGAATTGTTTTATGGGAGTTGCTCACCGGAAAG CTTCCATACGAATATTTAACCCCCCTACAGGCAGCTATAGGAGTGGttcaaaag GGTTTACGACCCACCATCCCCAAGAACACTCATCCGAAGTATGTTGAGCTTCTTGAGAGGTCTTGGCAGCAAGATCCAACATTGAGGCCCGATTTCTCCGAAATTATCGAGATCCTGCAGCAGTTAGCAAAGGAG ataATAGTTAGAATTAGAGGTCTCGAACAAGATTTAGACCGAGGAATAGGAGAAGCCCTTGGGAGGAGAGAGACCactgatgatgataatgatgcccCGAGCGGCGAAGGCCTACCGCATATGCCCGTAGGTAGGGACAAGAGACCCATATTATTTAAGTTAATGTAA
- the LOC114401563 gene encoding serine/threonine-protein kinase STY46-like isoform X2, giving the protein MLTEGNNSSCGSGSGVQHHTTSSSSSPAQSRLQRQKLEVYNEILRRLKDSGNEEAMQPGFHDQLWAHFNRLPTWYALDVNVERAADVLMHKRLLHLAHDPANRPSIEVRLVQVHPTSNGNSADTFESDDPGIESGQSSSKYSSRQSIHPPPAFGSSPNLEALALEANNSEDIEEEQSAHANVQYSRHMHEITISTDDKPKLLSQLTALLSEIGLNIQEAHAFSTTDGFSLDVFVVEGWPHEETEKLKAALERGVLKKIERQVKSSPQSVSSVDKPDQAKMKSELDYLTIPTDGTDVWEIDPKHLKYGTQIASGSYGELFKGVYCSQEVAIKVLKADHVNSELQREFAQEVYIMRKVRHKNVVQFIGACTKPPGLCIVTEFMSGGSVYDYLHKQKGFFKFPTLLKVAIDVSKGMNYLHQHNIIHRDLKAANLLMDENCTVKVADFGVARVKAQSGVMTAETGTYRWMAPEVIEHKPYDHKADVFSFGIVLWELLTGKLPYEYLTPLQAAIGVVQKGLRPTIPKNTHPKYVELLERSWQQDPTLRPDFSEIIEILQQLAKEVGDGEERHKDKYGGLLSVLRRGHH; this is encoded by the exons ATGCTGACGGAGGGAAACAACAGCAGCTGCGGCAGCGGCAGCGGAGTGCAGCACCATACGACGTCGTCCTCGTCCTCGCCGGCGCAGAGCCGGCTACAGCGGCAGAAGCTGGAAGTATACAATGAGATTCTTCGCCGCTTGAAAGATTCCGGCAACGAAGAAGCCATGCAACCTGGCTTCCACGATCAGCTTTGGGCTCACTTTAATCGACTCCCTACGTG GTATGCGCTGGATGTGAATGTGGAAAGAGCCGCAGATGTTCTTATGCACAAGAGATTGCTGCATTTGGCGCATGATCCTGCTAATAGGCCTTCAATTGAAGTTCGATTAGTTCAG GTTCATCCCACATCCAATGGAAACTCAGCTGACACTTTTGAATCAGATGATCCTGGGATAGAATCTGGACAAAGTTCTTCAAAGTACTCAAGCAGACAGAG TATACATCCACCTCCTGCATTTGGTTCTTCTCCTAATCTTGAAGCACTGGCTCTTGAAGCAAATAATTCTGAAGACATAGAAGAGGAACAATCTGCACATGCCAATGTTCAATATTCACG GCATATGCATGAAATCACCATCTCAACAGATGACAAGCCCAAGCTTCTCAGTCAG TTAACTGCTTTGCTTTCTGAGATTGGACTGAACATCCAAGAAGCACATGCCTTTTCTACAACTGATGGTTTCTCATTAGATGTGTTTGTTGTTGAAGGATGGCCCCATGAG GAAACCGAAAAGCTTAAAGCTGCTTTGGAAAGAGGAGTCTTGAAGAAGATTGAG AGGCAGGTGAAGTCTAGTCCACAATCCGTATCTTCTGTTGACAAGCCCGATCAAGCAAAGATGAAAAGCGAACTGGATTATTTGACAATACCAACTGATGGGACAGATGTTTGGGAAATAGATCCTAAACATTTGAAATATGGAACTCAAATTGCATCTGGGTCATATGGTGAACT aTTTAAAGGTGTATATTGTAGCCAGGAAGTGGCCATCAAAGTTCTCAAGGCTGACCATGTAAACTCAGAATTGCAGAGAGAGTTCGCACAGGAAGTCTATATCATGAG AAAGGTTCGACACAAGAATGTTGTACAATTCATAGGAGCATGTACCAAGCCCCCAGGCTTATGCATAGTAACAG AATTTATGTCTGGTGGAAGTGTGTACGACTACCTACATAAGCAGAAGGGCTTTTTTAAATTTCCTACCCTTCTCAAAGTAGCAATTGATGTTTCTAAAGGAATGAACTACTTGCACCAACATAATATAATCCATAGAGACTTGAAGGCTGCCAACCTTTTGATGGATGAAAATTGT ACTGTAAAGGTCGCTGATTTTGGGGTTGCTAGAGTTAAAGCTCAATCTGGTGTCATGACTGCAGAAACTGGAACATATCGATGGATGGCTCCTGAG GTTATAGAACACAAGCCGTATGATCACAAGGCTGATGTATTTAGTTTTGGAATTGTTTTATGGGAGTTGCTCACCGGAAAG CTTCCATACGAATATTTAACCCCCCTACAGGCAGCTATAGGAGTGGttcaaaag GGTTTACGACCCACCATCCCCAAGAACACTCATCCGAAGTATGTTGAGCTTCTTGAGAGGTCTTGGCAGCAAGATCCAACATTGAGGCCCGATTTCTCCGAAATTATCGAGATCCTGCAGCAGTTAGCAAAGGAG GTTGGAGATGGAGAGGAGCGACACAAGGATAAATATGGAGGACTTCTGTCTGTCCTTAGACGAGGACATCACTAA